A window of Candidatus Obscuribacter sp. genomic DNA:
TGCGTTACTCTGACAAATGTGTCTTTACCTCGTGAAATTAAACCTGCTCTGAATTCAACGAATTCCTCGTCTCCGCAACCCGGTCCATATATCTTGTGAGGCACAATCCATGCGGCTCCCCATAATTCGTGAGAGTTCACGCTATCAATAATTTTATAGTAAATGGAGTAATACTCTATTAGTTCTTCGTCACTATAGTTACTGAGAGCCGTATACAAATTGTCTATGTGTGTCTCGATAGATTTTTCTGTTAAATATCCAGGTGAAGTGGACTCTAAAAGTTTCCAGAATTCTGTCTCGGTCATTACTGTCCTTCAGGGTGTGCACTATAGAAGTGTTTGTTGCGAAGATAGTCATTGTTGCATTCTTATTGGTGCACTCAATTAGTGTTGGCGTATTTTTTATGGTTCTTCCGGCTGCATGATACAAAATGTCGGTAAATATCAATAACTACCGACGTTATGTAGCATCCAGAGTACGACAACACTAATTGGGTGGCAGGCTGTTGTAGAAAGCATTGACTGTGTTGAATGCATCCTCATGTTTGCCTATGACTGCAATCCTTGCAGTTTTTTACTGGCGATAACTTGCTTGCTTGTAATCATGCTCATGTGTATTTGGGTCGGCATCTGATCACCGAGTTTGTAGATGTAGAGGCGGTTTGATGTGATAGGCAGCTTTGCGGCACGTCCGCTCTATTACGAGACCACAGTACCCATCTCATGTACTCTTGCTCGGGGCTGCTTGGGTAGTTGTTGAGTCTAAATACTCCTCGCGTTTCGCGGGTCCATTCGCCACTCTCTAGTTGATCGTTGAAGTGTGTGTGATTGTAGCCAGCGGTTTCCGCTTATTTAGCAGTAAAGAGACCAAACTGCCCAGTGGCAGTGGTAAATAGAATTTTGCGTTTGTCTGCTGGTTTGGTCACTTTTGGTGGTCCGAGTGGTTGTAGTACATAAATACCTCAAAAAAGATGGTATTTATGTGTGTGCGGTGATATTTGAAGTTAAGATGATGCTGGACGCTCTGTTTGCCTCCCTGGCTCGTTTTTCTGGCTGCAATAACCACACTCCATTTCTTGGCAAAACTCGTGGGGTAAACTCGACAGTATCTCTGTAGAATATAAAATTAGCCGTCTTTATCTGAGCCGTTTGATTTAGCCAGCGATGGTTTATCCCTCATTAAGTTGGTGCCTGTGACCAATACAGATAATCAAATAGTCAAAGCTGAGAGCATTTATTTTGCTCCCATAGCCAATGGGCTGGGTGATTTAATCGTGTGTTTGCCAGCTATCCAGTGGCTCGTCAGCACTGGCGTCCCGACGCATTTGGTGATCCGCTCGCCTGAGCAAGCTGGTCTATCCAGTCAGATAGCGGGTCTAGCTGGCACCATCGACGAGGTAGCGCTCGACGCCGATGCTCTGCCTCCTGGCGCGCTCTACATCAATATGCGTGCACATCCACTGCAAAAGGACTATATCTGGGGCTCGGTGGAGTTTGAGAGCAAATATCCTGGCTACAAAATTACAGAAGTGCTCAAGGGTATAAGTGCGGATTGGCAGATTGGCGCTGCGATAGACCAGCTCCAGCCTTTAGTTCATAAGTCCGTGGATGAGTGTGCGGGCAAGGTGCTGTTGGTCCCGGGCTCTGCTGGTCGCGCTAAGTACTGGCCTGCTCACTACTGGTCTGAGCTGGCAGCACAACTGGCGCACGACGGGATGAGTGTGTCGTTATCGGTCAGCCTGATACATCGTTGCTGACTTGATTGGCGCGGTCACCTGTCACGTGCTCACGCGGCCGCGCGTCCCTGATTGTAGCTCGGCGCACCTGCCGCATTTTGCCACGCCTACCTTAGTCGACGCGCTTGATGCTATCAGCAGTGCACGCGCTGTTGTGGCTGTTGATACGGGTCTCATGCATATGGCTGTGCATCAGGGTGTGCCGACTGTGGCGCTCTTTCGCAGTAATACTATGTTTTTGCGTCCTTTAGCCTACTGTCGCAATCTTATTGCCCCTGCTTGCGACCCCCGCTGTATCGCTCAGGAGTTTGCAGCTGTGCCCAATCAGATGCTGACCTATGACAAAGGCAATGAGACATACACATATTGGAAGACCTGGGATTGTTTGGTACACGACCAACCGACGCACTGTATGAGTCAGATCGCTGTTGCCCAGGTGCATGCCGCTGTTGCCGAGCTGATGCTGCAGCCCATCGTCCATAGCTAGATGTAGTAAACTCATTATCCCCGTATGAGGCTTACTAGTCGATGGCAAGTGCCTTTAAGTCAGCGTTGATTGTTTTGGCAACATTGGGCGTATTTTGTGCTGGCTCCAGCGCTCGCTGCGAGGATGGCGAGGAGCTATCTCCGGGCTCGCCCATCAGCGACAAATGGGCAGTGGTGGTCGGCATCAGCGATTTTGCCAAGCCATCGCTCAATCTTAAATACGCTGCCAAGGATGCCAGCGATTTTAAAAACTTTCTTGTGAGTAAGTGCCATTTTGCGCCCGATCACATCAGGTTGCTTACCAATCAAAACGCCACAAAAAACAAAATCATGGATGTTCTCGGCGATAGCTGGTTGCCGAGAGTGACTCTGCCTGCGGATCTAGTCGTCATCTATATCTCGAGCCATGGCAGTCCGTCATCGCTTGATGTCGCTGGCGTCAACTACATCGTCGCTCACGATACTGACCCCGATAAGCTCTTTACCACTGGTATCCCCATCCAGCATCTGGCAGAGACCATCCGGGAGCGCGTGCATAGCAAGCGGGTTTTGATTGTGCTCGACGCCTGCCACTCTGGTGCTGCCAGCGGCGAGAGCAAGGGTTTGCAGCGCACCGCCAATGTCGATGCCTCTGCCTTTGCGCAGGGCACAGGGCACGCTGTTATCTGCTCCAGCAGCCGCAGCGAGTCGTCCTGGGAGAGCAAAAACCAGCCCAACGGTGTGTTTACCAAAGCATTGATTGACGCGTTTGCATCAAAGGGCGAGAGCACAAAGCTGACCGATGCCTTTGGTAAGTTAAAGGAAAAAGTCCAGACTCAAGTGGCAGCCGAGCGCGGAGTGATGCAGACTCCAGTGCTAGAGGCCAGCAAATGGAAAGGTGATGAACTGATACTGGCAGCGGTGCCTGCTAGTCCGCGGCCATCTCCAATACCTGTGGACAATACCGCCCTGGGCCAAGTCTGTGCCGCAGTCCCTTGACCTGTCTACAAGTGGGGCGCCAGCGACCGAGGCGGTGAGCGCCGCCAGCACTGTGTCATTTAGCGGCATCCCTGACATCACTGGCGATTGGCTCGGCACCAACAATCTTGTCTATCACTACTGGCAAAAGGGTCGCAAATGCGGCTGGGAAATGCCCATGTTTGGCACCGCTGGCACGGGTGTAATCTCTGCCGATGGTAAAACGATGGACTCAGAGTGGCATGGGCTGGTCTCTGGACGTTGCAAGTCGACCCTCGAGGTCGACGAAAACGGCAAAATCATCCGCATGCAGACTGACAATGGAGTCGGTTTTACCCGGGTGGGTCACTGACCTTGTCGGACCACGATGCTCCGCCGATGGTCGCGATTGGGGTTTTTGAGCACTCGGGTTATTAACTGGTACAATGTCTCCCAATTCCCGGGTTGGCGGGACTGTTACGAGAGGTATCCCGTTACTGGATGGTTTCCCGCTGGATTATTCCATTTGGATCGTTTCATTCAATCGTCCATTTGGATTTGTATTACAGGCTTGGCTCAGGAGTTGATGCATGAAAGTCCTTCAAAAGTTTGCGCTCGCAGTCTCATTAATAGCGGCGACAGCCGCACCAGCTCTGGCACAAGCAGAGCCATTGCCCAATACTGGTACTTACTTTATCGTCAGCGCACTCAATGATGAAGCTCTTGAAGTCGGTCAAGCCAGCGCTGGTCAATACGTCCAGCCTCGTGAGTTTACCCAGGGTGGTCTGCAAAAGTGGGTATTCACTCGCAAGATGGATCCATCTACCAAAAAGCCTACAAACCGTTATAACATCAGATTGGCCGGTGAGGCGCAAAATCTCAACTTCCAACCGCATCCAATTGGCAGTATGCAAGCGCTTATTAGTTTTGATCCATCGGTGTTTGTGCTAGAGCCTGGTGAGTCTGGTTTTTTGGTCAAAAGCGTAGCCCGCAATGGTGATGCTCTCTATTCGCTGGTCTCACCACCTGCCTACACTGAGTGCCACTTTGGACCTAACGATGGTTCGCAAAAGTTTCGCTGGAAGTTTGTCCCCGCTAACCAGTAAGCAAGATGACTGTCTCGTCTAAAAATCGTGGTGTGCCGCAGAGTAAGGGCGTTTTGTCCTTACTCTGTCGCGCTGCGAGCATGCCTGTGGTCTGTCGTGCGACTAGCCTGTCGTTGATGTGCCGCGCTGCGAGTCTGTCCTTACTTTGTAGTGCTGTTGCTCTCATATCATTGGGCGCGCCTGTCTGGGCACAGTCAATTGATAGCACGAGTCCGACACCGCTAGAGGGCAATCTGATCCAGGGCGAAGTGGAGCCAGGCGGTCAGAGCTATTACTATACATTTGAGGCTGGTCCCGGCGATTTAAATGTAGCGATGGACGGTGAGACTGACTTTTATAGCACCAGCGCCAATGTGATCCTCACTGATGATAAAGGGCGTGAGCTGTCAAAAGTTACAATAAATGCAAACGGCAATGGTACTACCAAGAGTGCCATCGTCCACCTGGCAAGGCGTCAACTTGTGCGCATGCAGGTGATGTTTGGCGTGGATGTGGGCGTGCACATCAAGTACAAGGTCAGGCTTAATGGACCACTCGGTCCAAACCCGATGGCGCTGGCAAATGCGGGCGGGGTGCCTGGTGGGAGTATGCAGCAAAGCATGCCGCAATATCAGCCGCAGCAAGCCGTATCATCTGCTCAACAGCAGCGTTTGGACGATAAGCACCATCATTCAGTTAAACTTTCTCGCGAAGACATTCAGAAATATTTTCCTCAGGTCTATTCTAAACTGCCGCCACAACAGGTCGTTGCGCAACAAAACACCACTCAGCGGTACACCGCACCTGCGCAAGTACAGCAAAACCCTCAAGTCATTGCTCACAGCGTGCCACCTGTCAGTTCTTTTTCAAATACATCTCTCGACCTATCCGGCTCTCGCGCAGCCGCCTCTGGCGTGCACAATCAGATGGCGCTTACTATCGGCACCATGCCTGCTGCCGTGCCTGCCTCTAGCGATGGTATGAGCTTGGCTGAGGACAATAGCCGCTCACCATCTCCACACCTATTGAGGATAAGTGGGCTTTTGTGGTTGGTGTGAGCAAGTTTGCCAAGCCTGGTATCAACCTCAAATACCCTGCTAAAGATGCCAAAGATCTGGCTAGCTACCTCGTTAACGAAGCCAATTTTGCACCAGACCACGTCAAGCTCCTCGTCGACGAGCAGGCTACAAAGGAGCGTGTCCTCGCTGAGCTGGGCGACAAATGGCTGCCTCGCCTGGCGCACCCCAACGATCTAGTCCTGATTTTTATCAGTACCCACGGTAGCCCATCTCAGGCTGACCTGGAGGGGCTCAATTATCTGGTCATGCACAATACCGACCCAAGCAGTTTGTACGCCACGGGCTTGCCGCTCTCAGACCTCGTTGCGGCGGTTAAGCACCGCGTGCACTCCAACCGGGTCGTCCTCATCATCGACGCCTGTCATAGCGGTGCTGCTGAGGCAGCTAAAGGTCTTGCACGTGTCGGCAATGTGGATAGTGTCTCGCTGGCACAAGGCACAGGGCAGCTGATCATCTGTAGCAGCCAGCCTAATCAATTGTCTTGGGAGTCCAAGCGCTATCCCAACGGTGTTTTTACACATCAATTGATAGAGGCGCTCAGAGCGCAGTCAGGTAAGGCGTCGCTCAGTCAGGCGTTTGAACGATTGAAAGACTCGGTGCAGTCAGAAGTATTGGAAGACCGCAGCGAATTGCAGACAGCGGTGTTAAAGAGTAAATGGAGTGGTAACGATCTCATTATCTCGGCTCCACCTACCAAGCCGCGCTCGGTGCCGCCGGACCTTGGCGATGCGCAGTAAATTCTAAATTTTGCCTTTGATTGATTGAGCATTGTCCGTTTTTTGACATGCTGGGATGCGACTATGCAATCAAGCATTTTCTTTGAGCGTTGAGGTTATTGTCATGGGCGAGTTTAACAGGGGACCTGCCGAACAGTCAGAAGCTAAGTCAAACATCGCTGTTGCTGAGCGCGGTGAGCAAGACGGGTTGCAACAGTTTAGGCTTGCAGCAAATGATGATAAGTCCGCTGGTGGTGGTGCGAGCGCTGGAGCGCAGGACAGATTGCCGCCGCTGTCAATTGAATCACGTAAGTATGGTGCTGCCTTGCCGGACACGCTTCCACCTCTTCGTAATTGTCCAAGTTATGAGCCTGGTGTTTTTGGTGCGGAATTAGTGCCCGAATGCAGAATATATCCACCAATTGAGGACTCTAAGCCAGCGCCTGAGAAGGATGCTGACATGCAACAAATCAAGGCTGAAGATCAGCCTGGAGCAGCTAGAGAGATCAATCCGATCAAACAGCAAATCATGGATGAAAATCAGCCAGGGGCTGCGCCGAAGTTTGATGCCGACAGATACCGGAGTATGATAGACAATCAGCCTGGAGCCGCAAAAGTTGATCCGCTCAAAGAGCAGATCATGAAAGATAGGCAGAGCGGAGAGCGTGCCGCGGATGACGATGGCAGATATCAGGGCGGTCGGGACAATCTGTCGGGTAATGCTGAGTATGATCGTGCTATGCGCAGCGCGGCTGGTGTAATCGCAGGCGGGAAGCGCTGGTAGTTTGATGCTAGTATCACCTGCATTTAAGACAGGCTAAGCTGGCACTTAATCAACTGTTGGCTTACATGCTCTCGCTATCCTTGTCCGCTTTATGATTTGAAGACTGCTGCACGGTGGTTAGAGTCTTGTGCAAAGTTGTCACTACATTTGTAGTTGTTTCGTTTTGTCTGGCAGTGTTTGCCTTTGTTGCACTCGGCATCTGGCTAAACTACGAGTAGCTGTTGTCAAAGATATTGCTTGATGCTGTCAGGGGCTGTACGCTGAGTTATATGAAAAAATCAATTTTTGCTTTTGTGTCCGTGGCTGTGCTCTCAGTGTCTGGCGCGTTTGCGCACGACGCTGATGATGCCTCTGGCAGTGCATGGCAAGCACCTTGCATCACTGGTAAGACCAGTGCTGAGCGTTGGGACACCATCGCTAAAAATGCCTCTGGCCTTATTGGTCTTACCAAAGATCAGGTGGAACAAAGACTCGGCAAGGGCAAATACAACGACAAGCATATGAGCTTGATGTATAGCATCACTGACAACGCCAAATCAAAAGGCTTGTATGACAGTCTCAACCTCTCTTTGGACAAGGACGGCAAAGTCTACAAGTTTGTCGTTGTTACTGCTTCAAAAGACTGAGCCCTACTGTTTCGGGACTTCAAAGATTTTAAGAAGTGATTGATTACTGTTCAATATCACATCGCTAAATTCCCTGTCGTCATTTTGTGGCTTCTCTGGTTGAAGGCTAGTAGCTCTCAACCAATTTGCTTTGTTGTTTGCCTTCTCTGATTCTTGCTTTAGAATTTCGGCTTGCAGATCGCCAATAAGGATACCCTTGGTTAGCTTCCTGTCTGCCTTGTTTTGCAAGGCCTCTATTGCTTGTGCATACAAGTTGATTTTTTCAAGGATTTTTAACTGGTTCGTTTTCCAAACAAACATTGCATTAAGACATGCGGTCTGATGCCAGGTTTCATCGCTTTCTTTGAGCGTTTGTCTTGAAGGTTTACTCTGCCAATAGTCACGAGAAAAGTTCAGACATTTGCTTCTCAGGTTTTCATCGCGTTTGTTCTGCTTCGTTAGCCATTGAAGAAATGCCACATCAAAACTAGCTCTTTGTTCGGCTGTTGTTTGGGCTCTGTAGCTTGGGCTGGCTTTTAGATGTTTTGATTCGGTGTTTTCTGGTTCGTTGTCGGCTTCAATGGTGACAAAGGAGTTGTGTTGCTGCTCTATTAGATCGTTTTCGGTTTCTGTTTG
This region includes:
- a CDS encoding caspase family protein, translated to MASAFKSALIVLATLGVFCAGSSARCEDGEELSPGSPISDKWAVVVGISDFAKPSLNLKYAAKDASDFKNFLVSKCHFAPDHIRLLTNQNATKNKIMDVLGDSWLPRVTLPADLVVIYISSHGSPSSLDVAGVNYIVAHDTDPDKLFTTGIPIQHLAETIRERVHSKRVLIVLDACHSGAASGESKGLQRTANVDASAFAQGTGHAVICSSSRSESSWESKNQPNGVFTKALIDAFASKGESTKLTDAFGKLKEKVQTQVAAERGVMQTPVLEASKWKGDELILAAVPASPRPSPIPVDNTALGQVCAAVP
- a CDS encoding caspase family protein — protein: MSKFAKPGINLKYPAKDAKDLASYLVNEANFAPDHVKLLVDEQATKERVLAELGDKWLPRLAHPNDLVLIFISTHGSPSQADLEGLNYLVMHNTDPSSLYATGLPLSDLVAAVKHRVHSNRVVLIIDACHSGAAEAAKGLARVGNVDSVSLAQGTGQLIICSSQPNQLSWESKRYPNGVFTHQLIEALRAQSGKASLSQAFERLKDSVQSEVLEDRSELQTAVLKSKWSGNDLIISAPPTKPRSVPPDLGDAQ
- a CDS encoding DUF4240 domain-containing protein encodes the protein MTETEFWKLLESTSPGYLTEKSIETHIDNLYTALSNYSDEELIEYYSIYYKIIDSVNSHELWGAAWIVPHKIYGPGCGDEEFVEFRAGLISRGKDTFVRVTQTQTYSRMCHLQSF